GGATAATATCGATAATTTCATTTCGATCACACCTTGTTCAGGGGTGAACTTAAAAGCATTGGATAATAGGTTAAACATCACTTTTTCAATCTCTTGCCTATCATAATAGACACAAAAACCATCAGGAATAGCATTCTTTTGGGTAAATGTGATGTGTCGATGGTTAGCAACAGATATAAAGGAATCATATAATTCTTTCACAAATTCAGACAGATTGAATTTTGTTTTTTGCAACACCATTTTATGTGCATCATATTTTTGCACATCCATCAGATTATTAACAAGTAAGAGCAGTCGCTGCGTATTTCTGCGCATCAGTTGCAAGGAGTTTTTTACCTCCGTAGAGAACGCACTATGGCTTAAAAGATCTTCCAGTGGATTAATAATAAGTGTTAAAGGAGTGCGTAGTTCGTGTGAAACTTAGGCAAAATCAACAACTCATCGAAGATTACTATCTACACATACAAGTTTCTGATAATGGGCAAGGTATATCGCAAGAAGAGCTTGAAAAAATATTCCAGCCTTTCTACCGGTCTTCTCAGGATCTGCATCATCAGGTTGCAGGTTCCGGTATCGGTTTAAGTTTGTCACGATTTATCGTAGAACAGCATAATGGCATTATATGGGCGGAGACAATGCCTCAATCCGGAACCCGAATACATGTACTACTTCCTGTATCGGAGAAACCAGTCAGTGCTCCGGTAAAACAAACAGAACCTACTATTCCTATTAATATCCAAGAGTTCATTCCGAACGATAAAAAAAGGAATACAACCATCACACAAACCCTGCTGTTCGTAGAAGATAATAAAGATGTATTGGAATATCTCGAACAACAATTTGAGAATGAATACAACATATTAAAAGCCGGGAACGGAAAAGAAGCATTGGAACAAATAGCTTTGAAAATTCCGGATTTGATTATCAGTGATATCATGATGCCGGAAATGGATGGATTGGAACTATGTACCCAAATCAAGCAAAAAGCCCAATTATCTCATATCCCAGTCATTCTGCTGACTGCCAAAACGATGCCTTCTCAAATAACGGAAGGATACAAGGCCGGAGCAGACGACTACATCATAAAGCCGTTCGACATCGCCTTGCTGCAAACCCGCATAAAAAACCTGCTAACCTCACGAAAACGGATACAGCAGAAATACGAGAAAAAACTGAATCTGAATGAACTGGGCGTCAAAACGACCCACCAGGACGAAGAGTTCCTGAAACAATACACCGCTATCATCAAAGCAAATTTCTCCAATCCGGACCTCGACGTCGACATGATCTGCAAAGAAATCGGTATGAGCCGCGCCAACTTCTACCGGAAGGCAAAGACACTGACTGCCCTCTCCCCTGCCGAAATGATCAAGCATCTTCGTCTGGAAGCGGCTGCCCAAATGCTGCGTGAAACCAATTTAAGCATCTCCGAAATCCTCGAAAAGGTGGCTTTCAGCAGTAGCGGTTACTTCGCTTCCTGCTTCAAATCCGTCTACGGCATGTCGCCCAAGGAGTACAGAAATGTCAATAATTTAAAAGATTAAAAAACGAATATTCTTTATTAACAAGCAAAAATAGTCTCAAACCCACCGTTTAGAGACAAATCTAACCTTTTTTGAAACGAAATAGACTTTTTTCGCCTTGATTTCTCATCACTTTTGCAGCAGGTCAATCAATAAGTGTTAACCATTTATTATAATTTATATGAGAAACAAGTTTTTAACAATGTTGATGGGAATTTTTCTTTTCGCCCACCAATTAATGGCACAAGACATTTCTGTGTCAGGTAATGTAAAAGATGAGAAGGGCGAGGCGCTGATCGGTGTCTCTATCCAGGTAAAAGGGACCACAATCGGGAACATTACCGACATAGACGGTAATTTCATGATTTCTTCTGTGCCCGCAAACAGCGAATTGGTTTTCTCCTATATGGGATACCAAACCCAAACAATCGCTGTTAAAGGGAATAAGGTTATTAACGTTACATTAAAAGAAGACTCTCAGGCACTCGAAGAAGTGGTTGTAGTCGGCTTCGGTACACAAAAGAAAGTAAACCTGACAGGTGCCGTTGCTTCTGTCGGTGCCGAAGTGCTGGAAAACAAACCGGTTGCCAATGTCGGTCAGGCATTGCAGGGCGTTGTTCC
This is a stretch of genomic DNA from Parabacteroides chongii. It encodes these proteins:
- a CDS encoding response regulator; translated protein: MKLRQNQQLIEDYYLHIQVSDNGQGISQEELEKIFQPFYRSSQDLHHQVAGSGIGLSLSRFIVEQHNGIIWAETMPQSGTRIHVLLPVSEKPVSAPVKQTEPTIPINIQEFIPNDKKRNTTITQTLLFVEDNKDVLEYLEQQFENEYNILKAGNGKEALEQIALKIPDLIISDIMMPEMDGLELCTQIKQKAQLSHIPVILLTAKTMPSQITEGYKAGADDYIIKPFDIALLQTRIKNLLTSRKRIQQKYEKKLNLNELGVKTTHQDEEFLKQYTAIIKANFSNPDLDVDMICKEIGMSRANFYRKAKTLTALSPAEMIKHLRLEAAAQMLRETNLSISEILEKVAFSSSGYFASCFKSVYGMSPKEYRNVNNLKD